The proteins below are encoded in one region of Silene latifolia isolate original U9 population chromosome 2, ASM4854445v1, whole genome shotgun sequence:
- the LOC141641578 gene encoding uncharacterized protein LOC141641578, with translation MVIDCSDVTQFSPLCSNSIMIPTIMESPPTPTLVVGGPSSGDKQKKGKSPLGSIPEEPAYLLKFTEEDVKDELLYWKNSIYGFALGANPPVEVVEGFLKRMWAKFPINKISFCPNGVFLVRFKTSAAKEAILQQGHFLFDNKPLIVRPWNEDVDLVKDEVKEVLVWVRIHNLHLKFWGKCHPRIAGLLGRYVRCDSATTEKTCLGFARVMVDVLFRKPMPEKIFFMDEDDKIVNVKVEFEWQCVLCTQCKGIGHDSTKCRKSKGLVAPKVVPQQGGKKKWVPKQVQPKPATVTVPPQVSPPVEVLTTHVPTKIPNKFQVSWSRNGKYHMVNTPARKLIRLSSQDIVDVGLSSVKFGTHSFLENLYNVTPKVGIGTNGSALSLLVDNFIHLEVTDLGNHYHFWLTMVYAFNGVMDKKPLWDRLCSLKTGISGAWVICGDFNTVLTPVERLGGASTAEEMDYFNACIDECEVGDCPASDSLYTWCNKYEAATRVYSRLDRVLINHQWLNDNSQAYAHFYNARLFDHTPSVVQSKQSFDKKRRSFKYYNMWSQSPAFKPCVQQHWSKEW, from the exons atggtgaTTGATTGTTCTGATGTTACACAATTCTCTCCTCTATGCTCTAATTCAATAATGATTCCTACTATTATGGAGTCTCCTCCTACCCCTACGCTGGTTGTCGGAGGTCCTAGCAGTGGCGATAAACAGAA GAAAGGGAAGTCTCCATTGGggagtattcctgaggaacctgcATATCTTCTTAAATTTACGGAGGAAGATGTTAAGGATGAACTACTTTATTGGAAAAATTCAATCTATGGATTTGCCTTGGGCGCTAATCCTCCAGTTGAAGTAGTGGAGGGTTTTCTAAAGCGTATGTGGGCAAAATTTCCAATCAATAAGATCTCCTTCTGTCCTAATGGTGTCTTTCTCGTTCGCTTCAAAACTAGTGCTGCCAAGGAAGCCATTCTTCAACAGGGTCATTTTCTATTTGATAATAAGCCTCTCATTGTCAGACCATGGAATGAGGATGTGGACCTGGTGAAGGACGAGGTGAAAGAAGTACTTGTGTGGGTAAGGATACATAATCTCCATCTGAAATTTTGGGGTAAGTGCCATCCACGAATTGCTGGTTTATTGGGTCGTTATGTTAGGTGTGATAGTGCCACGACTGAGAAAACgtgtcttgggtttgctcgggtaaTGGTGGATGTCCTTTTTAGAAAGCCTATGCCTGAGAAGATTTTTTTTATGGATGAGGATGATAAAATAGTGAATGTGAAAGTGGAATTTGAATGGCAGTGTGTCCTTTGCACTCAGTGTAAAGGGATTGGGCATGACTCCACTAAATGTAGGAAAAGTAAGGGACTAGTGGCTCCAAAGGTAGTACCTCAGCAAGGTGGGAAAAAGAAGTGGGTGCCTAAACAGGTGCAACCTAAACCTGCTACTGTTACAGTCCCTCCTCAAGTCTCCCCTCCTGTTGAAGTACTAACCACTCATGTGCCAACTAAGATACCCAATAAATTTCAAGTTTCTTGGAGTAGGAATGGGAAATACCACATGGTCAATACCCCTGCTAGAAAACTTATCAGGTTAAGTAGTCAGGATATTGTTGATGTTGGTCTTAGTTCTGTCAAATTTGGTACTCACTCTTTTCTTGAAAATCTATATAATGTGACTCCTAAAGTGGGCATTGGTACGAATGGTAGTGCATTATCCCTCCTTGTGGATAAT TTTATCCATTTGGAAGTTACTGATTTAGGTAATCATTATCATTTTTGGTTAACTATGGTTTATGCTTTTAATGGAGTTATGGATAAAAAGCCTTTATGGGATAGACTGTGTAGTTTAAAAACTGGAATTAGTGGGGCTTGGGTCATATGTGGTGACTTCAACACTGTATTGACTCCTGTTGAGAGGTTGGGGGGAGCTAGTACAGCTGAGGAAATGGATTATTTTAATGCTTGCATTGATGAGTGTGAGGTGGGAGACTGTCCAGCTAGTGACTCTCTATATACCTGGTGCAATAAATATGAAGCTGCTACTAGGGTGTATAGTAGACTGGATAGAGTCCTTATCAATCATCAGTGGCTGAATGATAATAGTCAGGCATAT